In Bacteroidales bacterium, a single genomic region encodes these proteins:
- a CDS encoding glycosyltransferase: protein MRVLMFGWEFPPHISGGLGTASYGLTKGMATLDDLEVIFVVPKAWGDEDQSMVRLVGANKVPVAFRKVFYKGFRYPLEKIEVSSKIVPYTDPEDFWKVARSEVSGYSLFIQTNSKGTVDFSGRYDGSLMDEINKYAVVASVIAEENEFDVIHAHDWLAYPAGMAAMEVSGKPLVIHVHATDFDRSGGNVNPDVYRIEKSGMDAASKIITVSNLTRDIVINKYNIHPDKVETVYNAVEPVKISENLTIHKGFDEKVVTFLGRITMQKGPEYFIEAAYKVLKVMDNVRFVMAGSGDMMERMMRRAAALKITDRFHFTGFLRGSDVFRMLDMSDVYIMPSVSEPFGISPLEAMQSNVPVIISKQSGVAEILTHAVKTDFWDIDAMADAIYGILNYPALSNMFIKNGKEEVIRLKWDNSARHVRDIYYRVTENNKN from the coding sequence ATGCGAGTGTTAATGTTTGGATGGGAATTTCCTCCACATATCTCCGGGGGATTAGGTACTGCCAGCTATGGTCTGACCAAAGGCATGGCTACGCTCGATGACCTCGAGGTGATCTTTGTGGTTCCAAAGGCATGGGGAGACGAGGATCAGAGTATGGTGAGGCTTGTCGGGGCAAATAAAGTGCCGGTAGCTTTCAGAAAGGTCTTTTACAAAGGATTCAGATACCCGCTGGAAAAAATTGAAGTCTCCTCAAAAATTGTACCCTATACAGATCCTGAAGATTTCTGGAAAGTAGCGAGGTCGGAGGTTTCCGGATATAGCCTTTTTATTCAGACAAACAGCAAGGGAACAGTCGACTTCTCCGGACGGTATGACGGTTCACTAATGGATGAGATCAATAAATATGCTGTTGTTGCCTCTGTTATAGCCGAGGAGAATGAGTTTGATGTGATACACGCTCACGACTGGCTTGCTTATCCTGCCGGTATGGCAGCAATGGAGGTTTCAGGTAAACCTTTGGTTATACATGTGCATGCCACCGACTTTGACCGCAGCGGCGGAAATGTTAATCCTGATGTTTACCGGATTGAGAAAAGCGGGATGGATGCCGCTTCCAAAATTATCACGGTAAGCAACTTAACCCGCGATATAGTTATAAACAAATACAATATTCATCCCGATAAAGTAGAGACGGTTTATAATGCTGTTGAACCTGTTAAGATCTCGGAAAACCTTACTATTCATAAAGGTTTTGATGAAAAAGTGGTTACATTCCTCGGCAGGATAACAATGCAAAAAGGACCCGAATACTTCATTGAAGCAGCATATAAAGTGCTGAAAGTTATGGATAACGTGAGGTTTGTTATGGCTGGTTCAGGCGACATGATGGAAAGAATGATGAGGAGGGCTGCAGCTTTAAAAATCACTGACAGATTTCACTTTACCGGATTTCTGCGTGGTTCCGATGTTTTCAGAATGCTCGATATGAGCGATGTATATATTATGCCATCAGTTTCAGAGCCGTTCGGAATATCTCCTCTGGAAGCAATGCAGTCGAATGTGCCGGTAATCATAAGCAAACAATCGGGTGTAGCGGAAATCCTTACTCATGCAGTTAAAACAGATTTCTGGGACATTGATGCAATGGCCGATGCAATCTATGGTATCCTTAACTATCCGGCTCTCTCCAACATGTTCATAAAGAACGGGAAAGAGGAGGTTATAAGGTTAAAGTGGGATAATTCAGCACGACATGTTCGTGATATATATTACAGGGTTACCGAGAATAATAAGAATTAA